The Pedobacter cryoconitis genome includes a window with the following:
- a CDS encoding glycosyltransferase family 4 protein, which translates to MKKIRIIEAVNQLGLGGTEYAVQLFSKFLNKDLFEVTVIALLNGGERVRLIEDLGIKVIQLNGDLVKLGQLLQETDVFHWHGNGSLEPELFKVIKANKPRIVIQTNVFGQFDNSPFYDMIDYDLYISKMILVRRMKLDMKLQDNYASKRKVLPYPVDIDHINSLLPTEDEVNRFKKANNLQDKFIAGRIGRSDDHKFDLITLDGFAEFAQKNEAARFLLLGSTPKIAAHAALLGISDKIITLSTTSDLRQLLVYYKAMDVFLAASSIGESFGMVLAEAMTCGTPVVTISTEKRDNAQIEVIDNNQTGFVVKRDRKKIAAALTRLYEDPQIRVRLSKASKQKISTDYKAGKIAKSLENLIFKHLKLPYQENEKSLVVDFSKELVNDYIKRCIDLYGRPEFLKKILWLFKKKI; encoded by the coding sequence ATGAAGAAAATAAGAATTATAGAGGCAGTAAATCAGCTCGGTTTAGGTGGAACAGAATATGCAGTTCAACTGTTTAGTAAGTTTTTAAATAAAGACCTTTTTGAAGTAACTGTTATAGCGCTGCTTAACGGAGGGGAACGGGTCAGATTAATTGAAGATTTAGGTATTAAAGTTATTCAGCTTAACGGTGACCTGGTAAAACTCGGACAACTATTACAAGAAACAGATGTATTCCACTGGCATGGAAACGGCTCACTTGAACCAGAACTTTTCAAGGTGATCAAAGCGAATAAGCCTAGAATAGTAATTCAGACCAATGTATTCGGGCAATTTGATAATTCTCCATTTTACGATATGATTGATTATGATCTGTACATCTCTAAAATGATATTGGTCCGCCGGATGAAGCTGGATATGAAACTGCAAGACAATTACGCCTCAAAAAGGAAAGTACTGCCTTATCCTGTAGATATTGATCATATTAACTCACTTCTCCCAACGGAAGACGAAGTCAACCGATTTAAAAAAGCTAATAACCTTCAGGATAAATTTATTGCAGGCAGGATCGGCAGGTCAGATGACCATAAATTCGACCTGATTACCTTAGATGGATTTGCAGAATTTGCTCAAAAGAATGAAGCAGCAAGATTCTTATTACTGGGTTCAACTCCTAAAATAGCAGCACATGCAGCATTGTTAGGCATCAGCGATAAAATTATTACTTTGAGTACCACATCAGACCTCCGTCAGCTACTTGTTTATTACAAAGCTATGGACGTTTTCCTTGCGGCAAGCAGCATCGGAGAGAGTTTCGGAATGGTACTCGCTGAGGCTATGACCTGCGGCACACCAGTCGTTACAATCAGCACGGAGAAAAGAGATAATGCGCAGATAGAAGTTATTGACAATAACCAAACGGGATTTGTAGTTAAGCGTGACCGCAAAAAAATTGCAGCAGCACTAACCCGTCTATATGAGGATCCTCAGATCAGAGTGAGATTATCCAAAGCCTCAAAACAAAAAATATCAACAGATTATAAAGCCGGTAAAATTGCAAAAAGTTTGGAGAACCTGATTTTTAAACATCTGAAGCTACCATATCAGGAAAATGAAAAGTCATTAGTTGTTGACTTTTCGAAAGAGCTTGTTAATGATTATATCAAAAGATGTATAGATTTATATGGAAGACCTGAATTCCTTAAGAAGATCTTATGGTTATTTAAAAAGAAGATTTGA
- the infB gene encoding translation initiation factor IF-2 yields the protein MSDDKPIILFKAVKELNVGIATAVEFLEKKGFSVENKPTTKLSRDMYNALLKEFQGDKIVKEEANQIVIGKIRRDEPEVTEKVTDAPRKNVEFESEGILIKNLHSYTPPTVEKPKEEVSPAPAPEKEAVVEKETEKVEEGTLKGVKIVGKINLDDLNSKTRPAKKEELPAAEVVKAEAPVVPAAPVETPAPAAIIPEAPKVVQEEVKPVEKPIEAKPVEIKPEVVKAVEEEVKEEKPKPVESPVVKAEPVKEVVAPKADKPDEVEVIKARSVKLSGPNIIGKIVLPTTPERKSQPVASSADSNDAKRKRKRKKAPGAPGQNQSSGGNPSTPNQQGGNNPAAPAKPAGVPTFTNRPDFRNNTNNTANRPNFRNSKPGGPGGSKEEPTEKEIQDQIKATLARLSGAGKSGKFAQRAKLRRGKRDDVALSAEEAAMEQELQSKVLKVTEFVTANELASMMDVPVTKIIGTCMSLGMFVSINQRLDAETLTIVADEFGYEIQFVKPDDEGDSIIEESDNPEDLVPRAPVVTIMGHVDHGKTSLLDYIRKANVVAGEAGGITQHIGAYMVTTPTGKKVTFLDTPGHEAFTAMRARGAKVADIAIIVVAADDAVMPQTKEAISHAQAAGVPLVFAFTKIDKPGANSDKIREQLSIMNILVEDWGGKFQSQEISGKSGLNVDLLLDKVLLEAELLELTANPNKRATGSVIEATLDKGRGIVTTVLVQAGTLKVGDPILAGSYSGRVKALFNERGQKVEQAGPSVPVQVLGMQGAPTAGDKFNAVENESEAREIANKRLQLMREQGLRTQKHITLDEIGRRLAIGNFKELNLIVKGDVDGSIEALADSLLKLSTEEIQINIISKAVGQISESDVLLASASDAIIIGFQVRPSSGARKLAEAEQIDIRLYSIIYDAINEIKAAMEGMLAPEFQEKITANVEIRDTFKITKVGTIAGCMVLDGTITRNSKIRIVRDGVVVYTGELASLKRYKDDVKEVARGYECGLNIQNFNNIEVGDIVEAYEQVEVKRKL from the coding sequence ATGTCAGACGACAAACCAATAATTTTATTCAAAGCAGTTAAGGAACTTAACGTAGGGATAGCTACGGCCGTTGAGTTTTTAGAAAAGAAAGGCTTTTCTGTTGAGAATAAACCCACTACTAAACTCTCCCGCGATATGTATAATGCATTATTGAAAGAGTTTCAGGGAGATAAAATCGTAAAAGAAGAAGCCAATCAAATTGTTATAGGTAAAATTCGTCGTGATGAGCCTGAAGTAACTGAAAAAGTTACGGATGCACCTAGAAAAAATGTTGAATTCGAAAGCGAGGGTATTTTAATCAAAAACCTTCATTCCTACACTCCTCCTACAGTTGAGAAACCTAAGGAAGAAGTAAGCCCTGCCCCTGCTCCTGAAAAAGAAGCGGTAGTGGAAAAGGAAACTGAAAAGGTTGAAGAAGGCACATTAAAAGGTGTTAAAATTGTAGGGAAAATTAATCTTGACGATTTAAACTCTAAGACCCGCCCTGCAAAAAAAGAAGAACTTCCAGCTGCTGAAGTTGTGAAAGCTGAAGCTCCGGTTGTACCGGCTGCTCCCGTTGAAACACCTGCACCAGCAGCGATTATCCCGGAGGCACCTAAGGTAGTTCAGGAGGAAGTTAAGCCAGTAGAAAAACCTATTGAGGCTAAACCTGTTGAAATTAAACCTGAAGTAGTTAAAGCTGTGGAAGAAGAAGTTAAAGAAGAAAAACCAAAACCTGTGGAATCACCTGTTGTTAAAGCAGAGCCGGTTAAAGAAGTTGTTGCACCGAAAGCGGATAAACCTGACGAAGTTGAGGTTATCAAAGCCCGTTCTGTAAAACTTTCCGGACCAAATATTATTGGTAAAATTGTCTTGCCGACAACACCTGAACGTAAATCGCAACCTGTCGCTTCTTCGGCGGACAGCAATGATGCGAAAAGGAAACGCAAGCGTAAAAAGGCTCCGGGTGCACCTGGACAGAATCAGTCGTCGGGGGGTAATCCTTCAACGCCTAATCAGCAGGGAGGAAACAATCCTGCTGCACCTGCAAAACCTGCGGGTGTGCCAACTTTTACCAACAGACCTGATTTCAGGAACAATACAAATAATACAGCCAACAGGCCTAACTTTAGAAACAGCAAACCAGGCGGACCTGGAGGCTCTAAAGAAGAACCTACGGAAAAAGAAATACAAGATCAGATTAAAGCAACTCTTGCACGTTTAAGCGGAGCTGGTAAATCTGGTAAGTTTGCACAGCGTGCAAAACTGCGTCGTGGTAAACGTGACGATGTGGCTCTTTCTGCGGAAGAAGCTGCAATGGAGCAGGAACTACAGTCTAAAGTGTTGAAAGTAACAGAATTTGTTACGGCAAACGAATTAGCAAGCATGATGGATGTACCGGTTACCAAAATTATTGGTACCTGTATGAGTCTTGGTATGTTCGTTTCGATCAATCAGCGTTTAGATGCAGAAACATTAACGATTGTTGCAGATGAATTTGGTTACGAAATACAATTCGTTAAACCGGATGATGAAGGTGATAGTATTATTGAAGAATCAGATAATCCTGAAGATTTAGTACCAAGAGCACCGGTAGTTACGATTATGGGTCACGTCGATCATGGTAAGACCTCTTTACTGGATTATATCCGTAAAGCGAATGTTGTAGCTGGTGAAGCGGGTGGTATTACACAGCACATTGGTGCTTATATGGTAACTACACCAACTGGTAAAAAAGTAACGTTCTTAGATACACCGGGTCACGAAGCCTTTACAGCGATGCGTGCACGTGGTGCGAAAGTAGCGGATATTGCAATTATTGTTGTTGCAGCGGATGATGCAGTGATGCCTCAGACTAAAGAAGCAATCAGTCATGCTCAGGCAGCTGGAGTTCCTTTGGTATTCGCCTTCACGAAAATTGATAAACCGGGAGCAAACTCTGATAAGATCCGTGAGCAGTTATCAATCATGAATATCCTGGTAGAGGATTGGGGTGGTAAATTCCAGTCTCAGGAAATCTCAGGTAAAAGCGGCTTAAATGTTGATCTTTTATTAGATAAAGTATTATTAGAAGCTGAATTGTTAGAATTAACAGCTAATCCTAATAAACGCGCTACTGGTAGTGTAATTGAAGCGACCTTAGATAAAGGACGTGGTATTGTCACTACTGTACTGGTTCAGGCTGGTACTTTAAAAGTGGGTGATCCGATTTTAGCGGGTAGCTACAGTGGTCGTGTGAAAGCGTTATTTAACGAACGTGGACAAAAAGTAGAACAAGCCGGACCTTCAGTACCGGTACAGGTATTGGGTATGCAGGGCGCACCTACAGCAGGTGATAAGTTCAATGCTGTAGAGAATGAGTCTGAAGCGAGAGAGATTGCAAACAAACGTTTACAATTAATGCGTGAGCAGGGCTTGAGAACTCAGAAACATATTACACTGGATGAGATTGGCCGTCGTTTAGCGATTGGTAACTTTAAAGAGCTTAACCTGATTGTTAAAGGTGATGTGGATGGTTCGATTGAGGCATTAGCCGATTCATTACTGAAACTATCTACTGAAGAGATCCAGATTAATATCATCAGTAAAGCGGTAGGTCAGATTTCAGAATCTGATGTATTGTTAGCTTCGGCTTCTGATGCGATTATCATCGGTTTCCAGGTTCGTCCTTCTTCAGGTGCAAGAAAGCTTGCTGAAGCTGAGCAAATCGATATCCGTCTGTACTCAATCATCTATGATGCGATCAATGAAATCAAAGCTGCGATGGAAGGTATGCTTGCTCCTGAATTCCAGGAGAAAATTACTGCAAACGTTGAGATCAGAGATACCTTCAAAATCACGAAAGTGGGAACGATTGCTGGTTGTATGGTATTGGATGGAACGATTACACGTAACAGTAAGATCCGTATTGTAAGAGACGGTGTGGTTGTATACACTGGTGAGCTGGCTTCACTGAAACGTTATAAAGATGACGTGAAAGAAGTAGCAAGAGGTTACGAATGTGGTCTGAACATACAGAACTTTAATAACATTGAAGTTGGTGATATCGTTGAAGCTTACGAACAAGTAGAAGTAAAAAGAAAGTTATAA
- the nusA gene encoding transcription termination factor NusA, which yields MSNINLIDSFQEFKEFKNIDRPTVISVLEEVFRSMLRKKYGTDENCDVIVNPDNGDLEIWRTRKVMEDGFSEDDDLEIELAEVKQLDADMEVGDDYIEQITLESFGRRAILAARQTLVSKVLELEKDEIFKKYKDRVGEIVTGEVYQVWKKETLVLDDEGNELIMPKTEQIPADYFKKGDTVRAVILKVDMMNSTPKIIISRIAPEFLQRLFEIEVPEIFDGLITIKKIVREPGERAKVAVESYDDRIDPVGACVGMKGSRIHGIVRELKNENIDVINFTNNISLYITRALSPAKITSIKLDDVTKHASVYLKPDQVSLAIGRGGHNIKLAGKLTGYEIDVYREAGEEDEDVDIEEFSDEIDSWIIDELKSIGCDTARSVLALSVDELVKRTDLEEETIKEVISILQSEFE from the coding sequence ATGAGCAATATTAATTTAATCGATTCATTTCAAGAATTCAAAGAGTTCAAGAACATCGACCGTCCTACGGTGATCAGTGTGCTGGAAGAAGTATTTCGTAGCATGTTACGTAAGAAATATGGTACTGATGAGAATTGTGATGTAATTGTTAACCCTGATAATGGTGATTTAGAGATCTGGCGTACAAGAAAAGTAATGGAAGATGGCTTTTCTGAAGATGACGATCTTGAAATCGAACTGGCTGAGGTTAAACAGTTAGATGCAGATATGGAAGTTGGAGACGACTACATTGAGCAGATTACTTTAGAGAGTTTTGGAAGAAGAGCTATTTTAGCTGCTCGTCAGACACTGGTATCTAAAGTACTTGAATTAGAGAAAGACGAGATCTTTAAGAAATATAAGGACAGAGTTGGAGAAATCGTAACAGGAGAAGTTTATCAGGTTTGGAAAAAAGAAACGTTAGTACTGGATGATGAGGGTAATGAGTTAATTATGCCTAAAACTGAACAGATACCGGCTGATTATTTCAAAAAAGGTGATACTGTACGTGCGGTAATCTTAAAGGTGGATATGATGAATAGCACACCAAAGATTATTATTTCAAGAATTGCCCCTGAGTTTTTACAACGTTTGTTTGAAATTGAGGTTCCTGAGATCTTCGACGGTTTAATTACGATTAAGAAAATTGTTCGTGAACCAGGAGAACGTGCTAAAGTAGCTGTGGAATCTTATGATGACAGAATTGACCCGGTGGGTGCTTGTGTTGGTATGAAAGGTTCACGTATCCATGGTATCGTGAGAGAACTTAAAAATGAGAATATTGATGTAATCAATTTCACTAATAATATTTCTCTTTATATCACAAGAGCTTTGAGTCCTGCTAAAATCACTTCCATCAAATTGGATGATGTAACTAAACATGCTTCGGTTTACCTGAAGCCTGACCAGGTTTCTCTTGCAATTGGCCGTGGTGGACATAATATCAAGCTTGCCGGTAAATTAACTGGTTACGAAATTGATGTTTACCGTGAAGCTGGTGAAGAAGATGAAGATGTGGATATCGAAGAATTCTCGGATGAAATCGATAGCTGGATTATCGATGAATTGAAATCAATTGGCTGTGATACAGCAAGAAGCGTACTAGCGCTGTCAGTAGACGAATTAGTAAAAAGAACTGATCTGGAGGAAGAAACTATTAAAGAAGTTATCAGTATATTACAGTCAGAATTTGAATAA
- the rimP gene encoding ribosome assembly cofactor RimP → MQVEKRVIELVEEKISDRPELFLVEVKLLPGNKLIIHVDGDQGISIQDCAAISRHVGFHLEEENTIEKAYNLEVSSPGVGEPLKLQRQYEKNIGRELSVKVTGGDIMEGKLLDVNEQSITIEAKVKEKGKKAQLVETSLDFSNIIETKVLISFK, encoded by the coding sequence ATGCAAGTAGAGAAGAGAGTAATAGAATTAGTAGAGGAAAAAATTTCGGACAGACCGGAGTTATTTTTAGTTGAGGTGAAGTTGTTGCCTGGCAATAAGTTAATCATTCATGTGGATGGTGATCAGGGCATCAGTATTCAGGATTGTGCTGCGATTAGCAGACATGTTGGATTTCATCTGGAAGAAGAAAATACTATTGAGAAAGCATATAATCTGGAGGTTTCCTCTCCTGGTGTTGGCGAGCCTTTAAAGCTTCAAAGACAATATGAGAAAAACATCGGACGCGAATTGAGTGTTAAAGTTACCGGAGGTGATATTATGGAAGGAAAACTGCTGGATGTAAATGAGCAGTCGATTACTATTGAAGCGAAAGTAAAAGAAAAAGGAAAGAAAGCACAATTGGTTGAAACCAGTCTGGACTTTAGTAATATAATAGAAACAAAGGTTTTAATTTCATTTAAATAA
- a CDS encoding phage holin family protein: MKLIIEILLMGLAMLLGSYLVPGVRIDGFGTAIIAAVLIALANATIGFVLRLLTFPINFLTLGLMSFIITVLMILLVANMMKEFYISGFFAAAFLAIVVAVIKALFGTIAGTDND; this comes from the coding sequence ATGAAACTTATTATTGAAATTTTATTGATGGGTCTGGCCATGCTGCTGGGCTCATACCTTGTTCCGGGCGTTCGTATTGATGGATTCGGTACCGCAATTATTGCTGCCGTACTGATTGCACTGGCCAATGCGACCATCGGATTTGTTTTAAGGCTGCTTACTTTCCCAATCAACTTTCTGACACTGGGACTGATGTCTTTTATCATTACCGTATTAATGATCCTTTTAGTAGCTAATATGATGAAAGAATTTTATATTTCCGGCTTCTTTGCTGCTGCATTTTTAGCCATCGTAGTGGCTGTAATCAAAGCTTTATTCGGTACGATTGCCGGTACCGATAACGACTAA
- a CDS encoding acyl-CoA dehydrogenase: MLFQLSEEQLMIQQAARDFAQHELKPGVIERDEHQKFPAEQVKKLGELGFLGMMVSEKFGGSGLDAVSYVLVMEELSKVDASASVVVSVNNSLVCYGLEAYGSEFQKEKYLKPLASGQQIGAFCLSEPEAGSDATSQQTTAEDKGDYYLLNGTKNWITNGSNASTYLVIAQTHPDLKHKGINAFIVEKGMEGFTIGPKENKMGIRGSDTHSLMFNDVKVPKENRIGEDGFGFKFAMKTLEGGRIGIAAQALGIAAGAYELALAYAKQRKSFGKPIAEHQAIAFKLADMATSIEAARMLVYKAAWLKDQGLPYTLAGSMAKLYASKVAMDVTVEAVQVHGGYGFVKEYHVERLMRDAKITQIYEGTSEIQQMVISREILR; the protein is encoded by the coding sequence ATGCTATTTCAACTAAGTGAAGAACAATTGATGATCCAGCAGGCTGCGAGAGATTTCGCGCAGCATGAATTAAAGCCTGGTGTAATTGAAAGAGATGAACATCAGAAATTTCCGGCGGAGCAAGTGAAAAAGCTTGGCGAACTGGGTTTTTTGGGAATGATGGTTTCAGAAAAGTTCGGTGGAAGCGGATTAGATGCGGTTTCATACGTGCTGGTTATGGAAGAGCTTTCTAAAGTTGACGCCTCAGCTTCAGTTGTGGTTTCTGTCAACAATTCTTTAGTTTGCTATGGCTTAGAGGCTTATGGCTCTGAATTTCAAAAAGAAAAATATCTTAAACCTTTAGCTTCAGGACAACAAATTGGTGCATTTTGTTTATCTGAGCCAGAAGCGGGTTCTGATGCAACTTCTCAGCAGACTACTGCCGAAGATAAAGGTGACTATTACCTGTTAAACGGAACAAAAAACTGGATTACTAATGGAAGCAATGCTTCTACTTACCTGGTTATTGCACAGACGCATCCAGATCTTAAGCATAAAGGGATCAACGCTTTTATTGTAGAAAAGGGAATGGAAGGTTTTACAATCGGCCCTAAAGAGAATAAAATGGGCATCCGCGGATCTGATACACATTCTCTGATGTTCAATGATGTAAAAGTCCCTAAGGAAAACAGAATTGGTGAGGATGGATTCGGATTTAAATTTGCGATGAAAACTTTAGAGGGCGGCCGTATTGGTATCGCTGCTCAGGCGCTTGGTATTGCGGCTGGTGCATACGAACTGGCACTGGCTTATGCTAAACAACGTAAATCATTCGGTAAACCAATTGCAGAGCATCAGGCGATTGCTTTTAAGTTAGCAGATATGGCTACAAGTATTGAAGCGGCAAGAATGCTGGTTTATAAAGCGGCCTGGTTAAAAGATCAGGGCCTGCCTTATACGCTGGCTGGTTCTATGGCCAAATTATATGCTTCTAAGGTTGCGATGGATGTGACAGTTGAGGCTGTTCAGGTACATGGTGGTTATGGATTTGTTAAAGAATACCATGTAGAACGTTTAATGCGTGATGCAAAAATTACACAGATTTATGAAGGTACTTCTGAAATCCAGCAAATGGTTATTTCAAGAGAGATATTAAGATAA
- the panD gene encoding aspartate 1-decarboxylase produces the protein MIIEILKSKIHRVRVTQAELNYVGSITIDEDLMDAANIIANEKVQIVNNNNGARFETYVIKGERGKGTVCLNGAAARQVQVGDTLIIISYGSLPIEEAKLYKPILVFPDDNNHLLK, from the coding sequence ATGATTATCGAGATATTAAAATCGAAAATACACCGTGTCAGGGTGACACAGGCGGAATTAAACTATGTAGGCAGCATCACAATTGATGAGGACCTGATGGATGCCGCGAATATCATTGCTAATGAAAAGGTGCAGATTGTCAATAATAATAATGGGGCAAGATTTGAAACCTATGTGATTAAAGGTGAGCGCGGTAAAGGTACAGTATGTTTAAATGGTGCGGCTGCAAGGCAGGTACAGGTTGGAGATACTTTAATTATCATTTCTTATGGTTCTTTACCTATTGAAGAAGCTAAATTGTATAAGCCTATCCTGGTGTTCCCTGATGATAACAATCATCTTCTAAAATAA
- the panC gene encoding pantoate--beta-alanine ligase, producing MDFEILQPGLEVINTIAGLNSLLKPLKLAQQKIALVPTMGALHKGHVSLVKIAQQHADVVVCSIFVNPTQFTDPKDLEKYPRPLQHDIEMLQDAGCDYVFMPSVKEMYPVPENWHIDLGPAEFLLEGEFRKGHYQGVTQIVKKLFDAVDPDLAFFGQKDFQQVLMIRNMVAHFNLPLKIVSCPIIREEDGLAMSSRNIHLSAVEHEHALVLSKALTYVKDHFQTETIEVLLKEAIAIIQSVKGVELDYFTIANSETLLPEKDKAAQHLVALVAAKVGDTRLIDNMMLN from the coding sequence TTGGACTTTGAAATTTTACAACCCGGTTTGGAAGTTATAAATACAATAGCAGGATTAAATAGCTTGCTGAAGCCACTAAAACTGGCTCAACAAAAAATAGCATTAGTGCCTACAATGGGCGCTTTGCATAAAGGACACGTATCTCTCGTAAAGATCGCTCAACAACATGCAGATGTTGTAGTTTGCAGTATTTTCGTGAATCCAACGCAGTTTACTGACCCTAAAGACCTGGAAAAATATCCAAGGCCACTACAGCATGATATTGAAATGTTGCAGGATGCGGGATGTGATTATGTGTTTATGCCGTCCGTAAAAGAAATGTACCCTGTGCCTGAAAATTGGCATATTGATCTCGGACCAGCCGAATTTTTGCTGGAAGGAGAGTTCAGAAAAGGGCATTATCAGGGCGTAACCCAGATCGTTAAGAAACTTTTTGATGCAGTTGATCCTGATCTGGCGTTTTTTGGTCAGAAAGATTTTCAGCAGGTATTGATGATCCGTAATATGGTTGCTCATTTCAATTTGCCGTTAAAGATTGTTTCCTGTCCGATTATCAGGGAAGAAGACGGGCTGGCTATGAGTTCCAGAAATATTCACCTTTCTGCTGTGGAGCATGAGCATGCATTGGTATTGAGCAAAGCCCTGACTTATGTGAAGGATCATTTTCAAACAGAAACTATAGAAGTTTTATTAAAAGAGGCCATAGCTATCATTCAAAGTGTAAAAGGGGTAGAACTTGATTATTTTACAATTGCGAACAGCGAGACGCTTCTTCCTGAAAAAGATAAGGCAGCACAGCATCTGGTTGCCCTGGTTGCGGCAAAAGTCGGAGATACCAGGCTGATTGATAACATGATGCTGAACTGA
- a CDS encoding glycogen/starch synthase gives MAKTKLLIVTHEMSPFLELTKISEITRQLPQAMQEKGFEIRILMPRFGNINERRNRLHEVIRLSGMNIMIDDNDNPLIIKVASIPAARMQVYFLDNEDYFQRKYVFRDKENKFYADNDERTIFFCKGALETVKKLGWAPDIVHCHGWMTSLVPVYIKTSYKNDPTFKNSKVVYSVYENCFTETLHADLHKKAVMNNMTADDTKVFENADSNTLHIGAITYADAVVLADEKIDADVLKFVKDSNKPTLAFNLTENFENFYALYEEISNDELVSIA, from the coding sequence ATGGCAAAAACGAAGCTACTGATTGTTACACACGAGATGTCGCCTTTCCTGGAACTCACCAAAATTTCAGAGATTACCCGTCAATTACCTCAGGCAATGCAAGAAAAAGGATTTGAGATCCGTATTCTTATGCCAAGGTTCGGCAATATCAACGAACGGAGGAACAGGCTGCACGAAGTTATTCGTTTATCTGGAATGAACATCATGATTGATGACAATGACAACCCGCTTATTATCAAAGTCGCATCTATTCCAGCAGCTCGTATGCAGGTTTACTTCCTGGATAATGAAGATTATTTCCAGCGCAAGTATGTATTCAGAGATAAAGAAAACAAGTTTTATGCAGACAATGACGAAAGAACAATCTTCTTTTGTAAAGGTGCGCTGGAAACTGTTAAAAAGTTAGGCTGGGCACCGGATATCGTGCATTGCCACGGCTGGATGACTTCACTGGTCCCTGTTTACATTAAAACTTCTTACAAAAACGACCCTACATTCAAGAATTCTAAAGTAGTTTATTCTGTTTATGAAAACTGTTTCACTGAAACTTTACATGCTGATTTGCATAAAAAAGCAGTGATGAACAACATGACAGCGGATGACACCAAAGTTTTCGAAAATGCAGACAGCAATACTTTGCATATTGGTGCAATTACTTACGCTGACGCTGTAGTTTTGGCCGATGAGAAAATTGATGCTGATGTGTTAAAATTTGTTAAAGATTCAAATAAGCCAACTTTAGCCTTTAATTTAACCGAAAATTTCGAGAACTTCTATGCTTTATATGAAGAAATCTCGAATGATGAATTGGTTTCAATAGCATAA